aacacgagatcgagtggttacccccttatgaatgtcgccgaggatggtgtcgacggggtgatctcgttggattgcttggtggactcttgggtgtggcggccttggttgttcatcctccttgtcttgatcatttgtatctcccccttgatcattgtcatcatcttgaggtggctcgtcattgtgttcttcatctttatcaacttgagcctcgtcctcattttgggttggtggagatgcttgcatagaggaggatggttgatcttgtgcatgtgaaggctcttcggattccttacgacacacatccccaatggacatgttccttagcgcgatgcatggagcctgttcttcacttatctcatcaagattgacttgctctacttgagagccgttagtctcatcaaacacaacgtcacaagaaacttcaacaagtcctgaggacttgttaaagactctatatgcccttgtgtttgagtcatatcctagtaaaaagccttctacagttttaggagcaaatttagattttctacctcttttgacaagaataaaacatttgctaccaaaaactctaaaatatgaaatattgggctttttaccggttaggagttcataggatgtcttcttgaggattcggtgtagatataaccggttgatggcgtagcaggcggtgttgaccgcctcggcccaaaaccgatccggtgtcttgtactcatcaagcatggttcttgccatgtccaatagagttcgattcttcctctccactacaccattttgttgtggagtgtagggagaagaaaactcatgcttgatgccctcctcctcaagaaagccttcaatttgagagttcttgaactccgtcccgttgtcgcttctaattttcttgatccttaagccgaactcattttgagctcgtctcaagaatccctttaaggtctcttgggtaagggatttttcctgcaaaaagaacacccaagtaaagcgagaataatcatccacaataactagacagtacttactcccgccgatgcttatgtaagcagtcgggccgaataggtccatgtgtaggagctccagtggcctgtcactagtcatgatgttcttgtgtggatgatgagtgccaacttgcttcccggcttggcatgcgctacaaatcctgtctttctcaaaatgaacattggttagtcccaaaatgtgttctccctttagaagcttatgaagattcttcattccaacatgggctagtcggcgatgccagagccaacccaagttagtcttagcaaccaagcaagtgtcgagttcagctctatcaaaatctaccaagtatagctgaccctctaacactcccttaaatgctattgaatcatcacttcttctaaagacagtaacacctatatcagtaaatagacagttgtagcccatttgacataattgggatacggaaagcaaattgtaatctaaagaatctacaagaaaaacattcgaaatagtatggtcaggtgatatagcaattttacccaatcctttgaccaaaccttgatttccatccccgaatgtgatagctcgttggggatcttggtttttctcatatgaggagaacatcttcttctcccatgtcatgtggttagTGCACTCGCTGTCGAGTatacaacttgagcccccggatgcataaacctataaaacaattttagttcttgactttaggtacccaaacggttttgggtcctttggcattagaaacaagaactttgggtacccaaacacaagtcttagagcccttgtgtttgcccccaacaaacttggcaactaccttgccggatttgttagttaaaacataagatgcatcaaaagtcttaaatgaaatgtcatgctcatttgatgcattaggagttttctttctaggcaatttggcacgggttggttgcctagagctagatgtctcacccttatacataaaagcatggttagggccagagtgagacttcctagaatgagttctcctaattttgctatcgggataaccggcagggtacaaaatataaccctcgttatcctgaggcatggaagccttgcccttaacaaagttagacaaatttttaggaggggcattaagtttgacattgtctcccctttggaagccaatgccattcttgatgccagggcgtctcccattatagagcatactcctagcaaatttaaacttttcattttctaagttatgctcggcaattttagcatctaataaagctatatgatcattttgttgtttaattaaagccatgtgatcatgaatagcattgatatcaacatctctacatctagtgcaaatcgaaacatgctcaacggtagatgtagagggttcgcaagattttaattctacaaccttagcatgtagtatatcattctcatttttaaggttagaaatagtaacattgcaaacatcaaaatctttagccttagcaattaatttttcattctcaatcctaaggctagcaagagaatcattcaattccttaatcttagcaaacaaatcaccattatcatttctaagactatgaattgaagcatcacaaacatgagaatcaaccttagcaattaatttagcattttcatttctaaggttgttaatggtctcatggcaagtgcttagctcactagacaaattttgacatttttctatttctagagcataagcatctttaaccttaacatgtttcttattttccttgattaggaagtcctcttgggagtccaagagatcatccttttcatggatggcactaattagctcattcaatttttccttttgttccatgttaaggttggcaaaaagggtacgcaaattattttcctcatcactagcattatcatcactagaggactcatatttagtggaggatttagatttaaccttcttccttttgccgtcctttgccatgaggcacttgtggtcgacgttggggaagaggagtcccttggtgacggcgatgttggcggcgtcctcgtcggaggaggactcgttggagctctcgtcggagtcccactcccgacaaacatgggcatcgccgcccttcttcttgtaatacttcttcttttctctcctctttcccttcttgtcgtcgcccctgtcactgccactagatataggacattttgcaataaaatgaccgggcttaccatatttgtagcatactttcttggagcggggtttgtagtccttccccctccgttgcttgaggatttggcgaaagcttttgatgattaaagccatttcctcattgtcgagcttggaggcgtcaattggttgtctactcggtgtagactcctccttcttctcctccgtcgccttaaatgccaccggttgtgcttcggacgtggagggttcgtcaagctcgttgatcttctttgagcccttgatcatacattcaaagctcacaaaattcccgataactttctcgggggtcattagtgtgtatctaggattaccacgaattaattgaacttgagtggggttaaggaaaataagtgatatcaaaataaccttaaccacctcgtggtcatcccatttcttgctcccgaggttgcgcacttggttcaccaaggttttgagccggttgtacatatcttgtggctcctccccttggtgaagacggaagcgaccgagctccccctcgatcgtttcccgcttggtgatcttggtgagttcatcaccctcgtgcgcggtcttgagtaggtcccaaatctcctttgcattcttcaacctttgcaccttgttgtattcctccttgcttagagaggcgaggagtatggttgtagcttaagagttgaagtgctcgatttgggctacttcgtccgtatcgtagtcttcatcccctacggatggtacctgtgctccaaactcaacaacattccatatacttttgtggagtgaggttagatgaaatttcattaaatcactccaccttgcataatcttcgccatcaaaggttggcggtttgcctaatggaacggaaagcaatggagtaggtctagatgtacggggatagtgtaaggggatcttacaaaacttcttgcgctcttggcgcttagaagttacggacggcgcatcggagtcggaggttgatgttgatgaagtgtcggtctcgtagtagaccactttcctcatcctcttgtgcttgtcgcctttccgatgcgacttgtgagaagaagatttttccttcttctctttgtggtgagaagaggaggatcttttctccttccgtttggaggagtccttcttcttctcctttctcttggtgcgggactcttccgatgaagtgctcccttggctcgtagtgggcttgtcgccggtctccatctccctcttggtgtgatctcccacatcacttcgagcggttaggctctaatgaagcaccgggctttgataccaattgaaagtcgcctagaggggggtgaatagggcgaaactgaaattctcaaaaaataatcacaactacaagccgggttagcgttaggaatataatcgagtccgcgagagagagcgcaaaacaaatcgcaagcgaataaggagtgtgacacgtagatttgttttaccgaggttcggttcttgcaaacctactccccgttgaggaggccacaaaggccgggtctctttcaacccttccctctctcaaacggtccctcggaccgagtgagctttctcttctcaatcacttggaacacaaagttcccacaaggaccaccacaagtttggtgtctcttgcctcaattacaagtgagtttgatcgcaatgaaagaatcaagaaagaagaaagcaatccaagcgcaagagctcgaaagaacacaagcaaatctctctctctaatcactagggcgttgtttggaatttggagaggatttgatctctttggtgtgtctagaattgaatgctagagctcttgtaagtagttgggaagtggaaaacttggataccatgaatggtgggtggttgggggtatttatagccccaaccaccaaactagccgtttggtgaggctgtctgttcgatggcgcaccggacagtccggtgcacaccggacatgtccggtgcgacagctacgtcaccaaaagccgttgggttcgatcgttggagttctgtcttctgggcccgcctggatgtccggtggcgcaccggacatgtactgtagattgtccggtgcgccagcatgggcgtgtctgaccactgcgcgcgcagcgcgcacattaaatgcgtcgcaggtagccgttggcgccgaaatagctgttgccccgctgttacaccggacagtccggtgtacaccggacaatccggtgaattttagcggagcggctgaagtgaattcccgaggctggcgagttccggaggccgctcttccttggagcaccggacatgtccggtgtacatcagacagtccggtgaattatagcggagttgcctctggaatttcccgaaggtgacgagtttgagtttggagtcctctggtgcaccggacatgtccggtggcacaccggacagtccggtgcgccaaaccagaggtgccttcggttgtcccttgctccttcgtttgaacccaatatttggtctttttattggctaagtgtgaaccttttgcacctgtataacttatacactcgagcaaactagttagtccaaatatttgtgttgggcaattcaaccaccaaaattaattagggactaggtgtaagcctaattccctttcagggtgGCGCGGAGGCaaaggcatgaggggagagagaaaagaagcaggatgGCGAACAAGGTGACgacaactgaggcgaggaccatcattatcgtgtgtAGGTATAGATGGATAAATGAGCAGTGTCTGGCGGGCCGGCCCGAGGcatgacccatttaatagtgtctgggCTAGCCCGACACGAgtgtcgtgtcgtgcttgggtcgTAGCCTCAGCCCTTAGTGCTGGCTagacccgacacgattatattttttatgtTATAAAAATCGtacatacatatgtacaatttatattcgatATTAAAAACACTTGAGCATGATGTTGTACTAGTTAGACGACTTCATCCAGtgtttcctgcccttcttccatcagggcatgggttcgaaccaCACCTCTTGTATAGTTTTTTAAAATATTTTACTCTAATTTAACCAAATGGCCCGACGGGCTAACGAGCCGGTCTGGTACGGTCATTAGTCCAGCGTGTCGTGCTTGGTCTAGAGCTACGGCCCGCGGGCGTCGGGCCCGTGCCGGTccacccgtttggccatctatatgcgGAGGTGTGGTTTGGGACATGAAAGTTAGTTGTGCGGAGATGATGAGCGTGCGGGTTAAATTGAAAtagatgtgaggggttatttatagaaagaTTCCATGGAACGGTCGttaaaactggtgctttaatatagtatagtatagtagaaAAAAGATGGAGATTTAATTTTTAGATAAAATTTTATGGTAGTTGGAGGCCTATCTAAAACACACCTGAGTCCGCCGCCCTCTGATAGCAACTAGCAAGAGATAGATGAGAGATGCAAATTTGTTTGCCACGCGCTTCGTGTACGATTGTTTATTGAGTCAATAATGTCACGTTTGCGTGGCAACTTGCAAGAACAATGCCAGCAAAGATTAGTTAAGCAAGGCTCCGGAAGTTTCCAGACGAATTCTAGTGTATACAACATATATTTTTATCTGGTAGTCATATACGGTGTGATTAGCTAGATGCACAAATGCAGTCTGCCTCATACGAGATTGCTCGTTGGAACCCGGCGCTACAGGCGtacttagggtctgtttggttgggctgtgactatgaaaaaagctgttgtgggctgtgagctgtatgAAAAGCTGTTAtgggctgtgagctgttaaaaagctaaaaaccgtttggtcgAAATCACTAAAAATCGTTAAAAGTTATTCGATATACGTTTTCACAGTTCAATCTAAAagtcactaaaagcaggtccaaggGTACTTTCatttttgcactacgagaaagtcggcttttagaaaaaactGCTTCCTTGATTCAGctctttggtttggcttttgactTTTAGAGGACAAAAGTCAAagtcaaaagtcaaaccaaacacacccttacgcATGCAGCCAAGGGTGGTCATTTTGCCCTTCGCTGCAGCTGTGGGTGCAGGGTTTGGCTTTGCGTGCACATGCAAGTAAACAAGAGTTGTTTTTTTTTGTCAATACATCTAGTGAGTTTGGATGATCAAGCGATGCGCAGCCAACCAATCACACCGATAGATATAACTTTTTCCTTAGTTTCAAGGGTAGTTGTTCACATTTGAGTCAGCGACGGTCCTAACATTTTAGGGACCCAGAATAAGGTTTTAAATAGAGACTCTTCAAAttatttttaatatataaatgtTACTAATTAAACGCTCAAAATACATCTAAAAATATTTATATCAAATAATacataaataaaaaatatatattataGTATTACTTTGAAATTTTCTTCTAACATATTTAGATATTCATTACTTTGTTGATGAGCTATTTGATCACATGACTAGAATTGGACCTTATGAATTCGAGGACCGAGGCGACCGCCCCTCTACCCCACCCTCACGGCCACCACTGATTTAAGTGTAAAAAATACACTCTATTGCTTAGATAGGTGTTAACTCGCCTAACGAAAAAAAAGAAAGCATCTAAATAGGACTATGAGTATAGAGAGTAGTTGCCTCGTTTGACTGACAGCCTGGTCTTGGACTCTTGGTGGAAGCTGGATCGCTAGTCTTTCTTGGTCTACAAGACAAACAACAAATGAGGCAAATGGATATGAAGGATCCTTTTGCTTTGATTTCTTTGTAGTCCGCGTAGAGTAGTACGTATACTCGTACTACCATGCATGTGTGTTTGTACTCCCGCATAGAGTAGCAGTCTAGCACGGCTATTTCGTACTACCATGGATATGATCCACGTGGGGGTGTGAACGGAATATTTCAACTCAAACGTTACAAGTATTCTAATCAGGTGCTTGTACGTGTCATTTTTATTTATGTTTGAGCAGTATAAAACATAAAGATTGGTGTGTTTTGTTGGCTAAGTAGGTGTAATTAAAGTCAACAACTATGGTTCAAATCTTATTTATGTGTAATTTTAGGTTTTTTATAATATGAATGGAAGAGAACAGGTGACACACAATAATAGTGAAAATTGATTCTTTTTTATAGTAGAGTATAATTTAATTAAACATATTAGTCAGTTTTATTCATGCATGTATCTAGTGGGAAAGTGAAAATAGAAAAACAAAATTGCAAGATTTCCATGTCTCAGTGAGACATCTGATGCGTGTACCAATTTCGCATCACAAGTAGATACAGATTTTAGCGTGCAAAACGTTACACGTGAGAACCCTAATGACACAGGCTGCTTCCAACCATAAGAAAAAAATCACGGGGTAATTAAAACCATTCGACTTGGAGAAGAAGAAAGGACCTCCTGGGTTTCTGGAAGCCCGGGGAAGCAAGGCTCCTTCCCCGTCACTGACGGGGCGGATCCACCAGTCCTGTATAAAAGTCCTTCCCCAAAACATCCGCCTCACTTCCAAACTGCAACGAAAACCCACGTCTAAAACAGGTGGCCCACCAACGATTCACTTCCCCGATCCCAGGGGGCGGCGATCGGAATTCGCAACTTCTCCCACGCGGCGAACACGGCAGAGATGATGAGCTCCCGGGCCGGatccatcctcctccgccacgccggctcccgtctcttcACCGCAGCGGCGATCTCTCCGGCGGCGGCCTCGAGGCCACTGCTCGCCGGCGGCAATGGTGTTCCGGCAGTCATGCTACGGCTTATGTCCACGTCCTCCCCCGCCGCTCCCACGGAGGCGAAGGACGAGGCAGCCAAGGCCTCCAAGGTGGGAGGAGACAAGAAGGCGGTGGTGATCAACAGCTACTGGGGGATCGAGCAAAACAACAAGCTAGCGCGGGACGACGGCACCGAGTGGAAGTGGACTTGCTTTAGGGTACGCGCCCTGCCTTCTCGGGCTCGCTTTGATCATTGTGCAGTTTATCTGCCCTAATTTGCGGTTCGTCTCGGCGGTGGATCGATTCGCGCTAGTTGTGAGTGATTAATCTGTTGTTTTTGTTGAAGCCATGGGAGACGTACACGGCGGACACGTCCATTGACCTCACCAGACACCATGAGCCCAAGACGCTGATGGATAAGGTCGCATACTGGACCGTCAAGTCGCTGCGCTTCCCCACGGACATCTTCTTCCAGGTTCGTGCCCACGCGCGCACGCTCTCTGTTCAATAGCGCGGATGATCAGTTCGGCTTGCGTTTCTAATTAGTAGGATCACTAAAAACTGATTATACTAGTACATGCGCCATGAGAGGTTAAGCATAATGGCTCCTGGCTGTGCTCCTGCTTTGTGGGAAGTCGCAGCTTGTATTTGCAATTTGCAACGTGGATGAAATCGAGTAGTTTACCTCGACCACTTCGGGGACCCGATTTTATTCTATCGACGAAGGTGGGCACTGCCGCACTGAGCAGTGACGACTGACGCGGACAtcagcaaatggatctataatggTATGGCAAATGGATCTATGATGGTATGGCAGCCTAGAGCTGAAAGTTGGATGTTGGTCCCGGTCATATCTTAATTTGAGCTAACTTTTTTCAGGTCGACACGATATGAAATAATTTTGAGCTAGACTATATTGTAACTAGATACTAAGAAAATAGATCTAGCTCGGTCCGAAACAAGGCGGACCGATGATCATGCAGTGCTGGCTCATACGGAACACGTAAAAAACTTATATATATTTGTGACTTTGCTATAGACAAAATTATATAAGAAAGAGAAACCAATGTTTtctataacttttgtaaataGATAAAAGTATTGGAGCATAAAATAATTATTTAAACATTAGTTTTCTAATTCGTATCTCACTTCGTACTATATCGCCTTTAGCATGGTCCATTTAATCATATCGTGTCGTGCCAGTGATCTTGACTAAGTTTGAGGCATGACATGGTGACCTATTTTTTCGTGCTGTATtgtactttagactcttattATTTTTCTTCGTGTTGTATtgtactttagactcttattTTCGTGCCGTGACGTATTAGCCCCGGTCCAAACTGCAGCCCAATAAAATAAAGGCTTGCTGATATTTGTTTGTATCAGCAATTCATCTTTTTAATCTGGCTTTTAGAACTTGGTTCGTAGATGCATGTCGAAATGATCTGCATATTTTGAAGGAAGGTTGAAAGGTCGATCATTCATGTGCTGTTGTAAGCTGACCCTGTGAATTGGGCGAATTGTCTGCAGAGGCGGTATGGCTGCCGGGCGATGATGCTGGAAACCGTGGCTGCGGTGCCTGGGATGGTGGGCGGCATGCTGCTCCACCTGCGCTCACTCCGCCGCTTCGAGCAGAGCGGCGGCTGGATCCGCGCTTTGCTGGAGGAGGCCGAGAACGAGCGCATGCACCTCATGACCTTCATGGAGGTGGCGAAGCCGAGGTGGTACGAGCGCGCGCTCGTTATCACCGTCCAGGGCGTCTTCTTCAACGCATACTTCCTCGGCTACCTCTTGTCCCCGAAGTTCGCGCACCGCGTCGTCGGCTACCTGGAGGAGGAGGCCATCCACTCGTACACCGAGTACCTCAAGGATCTGGAGGCCGGCAAGATCGAGAACGTCCCCGCCCCGGCCATCGCCATCGACTACTGGCGCCTCCCCGCTAACGCCACGCTCAAGGACGTAGTCACCGTCGTCCGCGCCGACGAGGCTCACCACCGCGACGTCAACCACTTTGCATCGGTACGGATACTTCCGAATTCCAATACCAGCAACTCTGCTTGATCTCATCTCGTTATGGGATTGGTTCTGAAATCTGAATTGGTATGAGCTTGTGCCGTGCAGGACATCCATTGCCAGGGAATGCAGCTGAAGCAGTCCCCTGCGCCGATCGGATACCACTGAGGATGTTTGTGCTCTTCTTAATTTTGCATCGCTAATAAGCAATTGTCTTTAAGGGAAGGAAAGGATGCTTATTGAGTTACGAGTACTGCTACGGCGATTAGGATATTTTCCAACCAGTTGTTTGAGAGTGAAACCTATTATATGTACGCATGTTACATGTACATATCTCTAAGTGCGAGAGGTGCTTTTCTGGCGTTTATCACTTCTTCCTGGAGTTCCTTTGTTCTTCATGTCAGCTGAATTGGGCTCGCTAATATCGAATGTACAATTTTTGCATAATCCCTATCTTGTTTGTAGATAATCAGTTGTGCTTAATTTCATTGTCGTTGTTTGTGATTGGATAGGGATGACAACAAGCCCTAAATTttatactataaaatttaagTATCAATTAGGATCGAGCGTATGTTCAAATCAGATTATGATCGAgctctatttttattaaatatttgAATTAGAAATAATTTAGGATTCTaactaaggccctgtttgtttcaacttatagattatataatctggattatttgcTCTGGATTAAATAAGCTAGGTGCTGCTGTTTGTTAGCTCGGATTATTTGGACTTGACTTATTATTCATATGCATGCAAATACAATAATACCCTTGGCTGTTTTACTTGTCTGGTTTCATCAGTTGGCACTACGCAGTTTATACACAACAATTTATACACGTTTATAGATGCTTTTTTCCAAATAGCTCATACACGTTTTGTCCAACAATTGTTTAATGCGTAATTTTAAAAAGACAAATAATTCATACATGTTTTGTCCAAACCAAAGTACTCAATATAAAATTACATTCTCATATCAAATAGTGCATTGGCAATTTGATCTCGAAAGTTATTCatgtctccctcttcttctcccaATTGGCCTTCAGCATTGTGATGACTTGGAGGAATCGGCATATAGTTCTCGTCTTGATCACAACGATCAAACTCATCATCGGCCATTTTACTATCTCAAATGAAATTATGTAGAGCCATgcatgcatgtattatttttgaTTGCTTCAATATCGGATAACTTGGcaagtccaacaaaattctccACTTCATCTTCAATACACCGAAAGAACACTCAATGTGATTACAAAGAGAAGAGTGCAATTGGTTGAATACCTCCTCTATGCTTCTCTCGCTCACTCTGAAGCTCTCGCTGATAGAGGCAGCAAGTACCAACGGAACGTACCTGTAGGTGCGCCAGTGCTGGACTCGAGGGAGACGGAGCTGCATCCAACGCCGGTGGCTCCCGTGGTGCCTCGCGCCAGGCTACAAGTACTTCCGCGCCCAACACCACGCCCCAAGCTGGTTGATGCACGCCCAACGTCGGTAGTTCTGCGCCCCCGTGATACACTGTCGCCGCGTCCAACACCACGCCCCAAGCCGTCACCCACGTCAAGGCTGCAGGCGTCTCCTTCCTCCTCCGTGCCGACATGGTCTCCATTCCTCAAATCGAAGATGAGCTCGC
This portion of the Zea mays cultivar B73 chromosome 2, Zm-B73-REFERENCE-NAM-5.0, whole genome shotgun sequence genome encodes:
- the LOC542074 gene encoding alternative oxidase 1; protein product: MMSSRAGSILLRHAGSRLFTAAAISPAAASRPLLAGGNGVPAVMLRLMSTSSPAAPTEAKDEAAKASKVGGDKKAVVINSYWGIEQNNKLARDDGTEWKWTCFRPWETYTADTSIDLTRHHEPKTLMDKVAYWTVKSLRFPTDIFFQRRYGCRAMMLETVAAVPGMVGGMLLHLRSLRRFEQSGGWIRALLEEAENERMHLMTFMEVAKPRWYERALVITVQGVFFNAYFLGYLLSPKFAHRVVGYLEEEAIHSYTEYLKDLEAGKIENVPAPAIAIDYWRLPANATLKDVVTVVRADEAHHRDVNHFASDIHCQGMQLKQSPAPIGYH